The sequence below is a genomic window from Campylobacter ornithocola.
TTTTTAACGAAACTAGAATGGTAAAAAGAGACAAACAAAGTGCGATAGAAAATGCTTTGTGGCATTTAAGTATGAATGGTATTAATATAAATAAACAAGAATTAGAAAGCTTTGTGAAAGATGAAGTAGAAGAGATTATAGAAGCTAAGATAAAACTTTTAATCATTAGCTAGTATATACTAGCTAAGATTGATTTTTGAAATTTCATCTTGTATTTTTAAAGTCTCATTTAAAGTTTGTATGATTAAGGTAAAATGATTATGATCTATGTCTTCTTCTTTGTGGCTTTTTAAGTATTTATCTAGCACAGCATAGCCGCCTATTTTAAACTCATAAATTTCAAGACTTACTTTAGTAAAATACAAGCTTTCGTTTATGAAAAGTTCTTTTGTGTCTTTGTTGTATTTGATTTTTTGTATTTTGAAATTTTTATTTTTAATGTCTTTAAACAAGGCTTCGCCTATATTAAAATCCAACTCATCATTTTTTAATAAATGTAAATTTATAAGTTTTAAGCCTAGTTTGCTTAAATTTTTAAAAGTATTTTTATCTTTTGTAAAAGGAATTTTTGGAAAATCAATTTTTAAAAAATCAAGGTATTTTTCTCTATAAAATTTATGAAAAAGCACAGCATAAACATAGCCTAGTATGTCTTCAGGCGAGAATTTTTCTTTGTAAAGATCATCTATGAAAGTTCTAAAGCTTTCTTTGAAATTTTCTATTTTTGAGGTGAAATTTTCTTCATTGAAATTTGGATTTTCTTTTTTTAGGAATTTTTTACTTCTAGTTGTAGGGTAAAGATAAAGCGGGAAGATCTGTTCACCACCTCTTCGATAAAAATTTAAATCTGTAATTTTATCTGTGCAAAAAACTATATCAAAAATATCACTTCCAATGGCACTAAATTGTCTCCCAATCATTAATCCTATATTTTCATTTTCTAAAAAATGTTCCATTGTTTCAATCCTAGGTCTTTCCACTTTTCCTATATCATAATAAATTTTTTGCGTATCAAAAGGTCTGTATGCTATTTCTTTTATGTATTTCCTGTCAAATTCATTATAATAATCATAAATTTGCTGTTTTAATTTTTCAGTATTGGTTGATATTAATATAGGATCTTTAGCACTAACAATCCCTACGCTTGATAATATAAAAATATCTTTTACGCTTATGCCTTTGTTGTATTCTTCTAATAAATCATTATTTTGTGGCAAGAAAAGATAAAAAGGCTCGTTGTTTTTAATCAAAGTCCATTTTATAGAATTTAAGTCATTTTCATATAAAAATTCGTATTTATCTTTTCTTTTGCCGTATAAATCATGATAATAAATCTTTGTATTTTTGGCTTTTGAATTTTGTTTTATAAAGATATTTATGCTCACACCTTGCATGATATCAAAGACATTATCATCTTTGCTTCCATCTGGAGCTTTTTCTTTTTTTCTAGTATCGCCGTGTAAATTAAGTATATAAATTTTATCAAAGCTTTGCATTAAAGAATATCTCATACCTCTAAAGGTAGGATTATCTAAAAAGCTATTATTTGAAATAAAAGCAAAAATTCCACTCTCTTGAGAGTCGATTTTACTTTGTGCAAAGCGTATGAATTTTACATAATCATCTAAAAGCCATTTTGGATTTTTTTCATTTTCTAGTTTGTGTTTTTCATATATAGCTTTAAAAGTACTTGTGTTTTGTTTGGATTTTTCTTTAAGATACGAGCTTATCCACTTTTTTTGTTCATTGTTAAGATTTGCTTTGCTTGGTTCTAAGCCATAGCTTATTTTGATCTCATCTTCGTATAAGCCTTTGTTACTACTTGCTCCACTATAAGGTGGATTGCCTGTGATGATTAGAATTTGTTCTTCTTTTATCTTTTGTGCTTTTTTAAATTCGTTGGTTAAATCAGCAAGTGTAAAAAGTGTATTTTGTGAATTTTCTTCTTGGGTTGTGCTTTTTGAGTATAGGGTGTTTGTTAGTGCTATTTTAAGACTTTCATTATCATTTAACGGGGAATTAAATTCTTCTTTGAAGCTTTGAGAAAGTTTTAAATGTGCTATAGTGTAAGGTGCTATTAAAAATTCAAAACCACAAAATTTATCTATCAAGGCTTTTGGATTGTAATTAGCACTATTTTTGTTTATAGGCTCTAAAGCTTTTCTAAAGCTTTCAAGTAAAAATGTACCAGTGCCTGTGGCAAAATCAAGCAAGGTTATGTTTTTGTCTAAAGCTTCACTTAGTCCTTTTTTGTGATTGAAATCTTGTTTTAAAACTTCATCAATAGCATTTATGATGAAAATTACTACAGGCGCAGGAGTATAATACACTCCTCTTACTTCTCTAAGCTTTGGATCATAGCTTGCTAAAAATGTTTCATAAAAGTGCAAATAAGGATCTTTGTGAGTAGATAAAATAGCAGGACGATTAAATAAGTCTTTCTCGCCTGTTTTGTTTAATTCTTTGATAATGCTTGTAATGTCTATGTGATTTATAATGCTTATGATTTCTTCTAAAAGCCATTTTATGCTTTCTAAATTTTCAAAACTATCATCTAAAAATCCACTCATAGAACGGATTAATGGAAATGATTTTGGTATGAATTTTTTAGCATTGTTTAGATCTATTTCTTTTGCGGTATCGTTATTTAATTTGGCTAAGAATAAGCTATAAGTTAGAGTTTGCGCAAAAGAATCACAAAATTCTTCATAGCTTAACTCTTTATAAAGTGTTTCTTTGAAAGTATTAAATAAACTTATCAATGCTTCATTTTCATTAGAAAGTAAAAGCTCATCTTTTAAAATTCTTGTTCTTAGGCTTAGATGATTTGCAAAATCTAAAGCTGAATTTATGGGATTTGGGATTTTAGAAAAAAATATACTAAAAAGTTCGTTTAACTCTTGTGTTTTAGTATCTAGTAAAGATTGATTTTTAATAATGCTTTTAATCTCATCAAGAGAGCAAATTTTTACTTCTTTGCAAATGATAATTTCATTTTTCTCATTTAAGCTTAATAATATAAATCTTAAATAATCTGTGAGAATGATATTTGGGCTTAATTTTGTGTATTTTAAAATTTGATCGCTTTTTATGATGTTGTCAAGATTTGCATTTACTCTTTTATTTTCTATGTAGCCTAGTGTTAGAAAATCTTTTGTTATTAAAAAATCAGGTGCGCCTCTACCTTCTTTATCATTGTTTGGTTCTTGTTTGATAGAGATTTTATTTTGCTTGTCTTGACTTTCTTTTATAGCTTGTAATAAATTTTGCAAAGCTGTTCTATGTGTGTGTTCCTTATCATTAATAGAAATATCTTTTATGTTTTCTAGATAAGCTTTTAGCATTAATTTCCTTTTAATTTGCGACTTTGAAATTTAAAGTTTTTCCTGCCATAAATGGCACCACATCGCCGTATTTTTGTGGTACTTGCCATTCTTGTTTTTCTAAAGTGATGATTTTATCTTTTTCAAATTTAAGATTATGGATTTTACAAGCATTATCTGAAATAAATTTTTGTAAATTTGTTTCATTTGAATGTTTTTCAAAAAGTTCAGCTAGCACAGGTAAAATCACCGGTGCACTAAATACTCCAGCTGCGCAACCACAGCATTCTTTAGTATGCAAAGGATGAGGTGCGCTATCGCTTCCAAACATAGCCTTTTCATAGCCACTAAAAGCAAGCTCACATAAAGTATCTTTGTCTTCATAGCGTTTTGCAATAGGTTTGCAAAATAAATGCGGATCCATCTTGCCACCTACTACATCATCTAAGGTTATTATTAAATGGTGCAAAGTGATAGTTGCGTATAAATTTTCATAATCTTTTAATAAATCACACAAAACCTTAGTGGTGATATGCTCCATTATGATTTTTAATTTCGGAAAGTTTTTAGCTAGTTTTTCATAGATTTTAGCAAAATTTGCTTCTCTATCCATTACAAAATCATTTGTTTCTCCATGCACAAGTAAAGGCAGACCAAGCTCACTCATGGCATTTAAAGTAGGTTTTAACTTTTCTATATCAAAGCTTGAAATTCCATTATCTGAGTTGGTAGTTATACCTGCAGGATAAAGCTTGATAGCAAAAAGCTCATCTTTGGCTTTTTCTAAAAATTTCTCATCATAGTTTTTAAAAAATAAGGTCATCAAGGGTATAAAATCTTCATTTTTACAAGCTTTTAAGATGCGTTCTTTATAAGCTTTGAGTGCAGTTGTTTCAGTAAGTGGGGTGATTAAATTTGGCATTATAACACCAGCTTTAAATTCTTTTGCACTAAAAGGAGCTACAAGCTCAAGCATACTTTCATCGCGTAAATGTAAATGCATATCCAAAGGGTTTTTAAGTGTCATTTTATCTCCTATTTGAGTTTATATAAGCCGTTTTTGAGTTTTTCAAGTAAAGCTTTTTCTTCTAAAAATTTAAAAGTAGAAATGATGGTTGGTTTGCTGATGTTTAGTTGTTTAGAAAGCTTTTCGATATTTGCAAAGACAAAGCCATCATCATCAGCATGAAGTGCTAAAAATTCTAAAATTTCAAAGCGTTTTTTACCAAAGATTTTTACACATAGTGTTTTTACTTTATCATCCATTCTCTAACCAAATCAAAAAGAATAAAACTCCAAGTAATTATAGCTAAAACCACGCTAAAAAACACCCCAGCACTCGCACAATCTTTTGCTTTTTTAGCTAAGATGTGAAATTCGCTCGTGCAAAGATCCACACAAGCTTCTATGGCAGAATTTAGTGCTTCTACAATTAAAATTAGCACCAAAACAAATACAAGCACAAAATGTTCTAAAAAACTTACAGGCAAAAATAAGCTTACAAAAATCAAAGGTAAAATAATAGCAAATTCTATCCTAAAAGCCATTTCATCTTTGAGTAAAAATTTAATTCCATTTAATGCATAACTTGCATTTTTAAATAAAGAATACTTTGGTTTCATTGTGGGTTTTCCTTTAAATTTTTGCTAAATAAATCATAATTTTCTTCATATTCTTTGCTATTTACGCCAAAATATCCTAGCAAACTTGAAAAAAGATTATCTTGAGAAAGTTTGTAGTCTTTTTTACCTTGTAAGTCTTGACTTAATTTACTATCCTTGCTCCAAAATATCATTGGTATGTGTTTTTGATCTTTTGGTGCTATTAAATAAGGCATACCGTGTAGATAAATTCCATTTTCACCTAAACTTTCTCCATGATCTGATAAATAAAGCAAAGAAGCTTCTTGATTTGGATTTTCTTTGAGTAAATCTATGAGATTTTTTATAATAAAATCTGTATAAAGCAAAGTATTATCATAAGTGTTTATGATTTGTTCATAAGTGCAAGTATTTAGTTCGTTTGTATCACAAGTTGGTATGAATTTTTTAAACTCACTTGGGTAGCGTTTATAGTAGGTTGGACCGTGCGAGCCTTGCAAATGCACTATGATGATTTTATTTGAGTTAGTGTTTTTAAGTTCTTGTTTTACAAGTTCAAGCAAGCTCTCATCGTAATCTTTTGAAATTAACTTATGTTTTATACGGTCACAATTTCCTTTACAACCTCCTGAGTTATTGCCAAACCAAACACTTTGTACCCCAACTTTTTGCAAGATATCTAAAACATTTTCTTCATATATCCCGTTTTCAAAACTCGCTCTTTTATGTCTTGAAAACATACAAGGTAAGCTTTTTGCTGTGGCAGTTCCACATGAGCTTACATCGTTAAAATACACTAAATTTGGTTCATTTTTAGTATAAAAATTAGTATCATTTGTTTTATAATCACCTAAAGAATAATTACTTGCTCTAGCGGTTTCGCCAACAACTAAAATCATTATTTTAGAAATATTTGTATCTTTTAAGTTTGCATCATTTGATATGATGGTTAATTCTTTTTTACCCGCTAGTTTTTTCTTTGCAAATTCTATACTCGAATATATAGGATAAAAAGGTAGATTATACATTCTAATGATATTATGTGATCTTAGAAAAGGCAATAGTGTTTTGGAAGTAAAGGCAATTAAACCAAAACATATAATTAAAGCACTAAAAAACAATACGCTTTTTTTAAGTACATATCTTTGATAGTCAATCTTAGTAAGGAGTATAAGTATGCTAGGAAAAATTACAAAAGCTAAAATATACAATGCAAAAGAAAAATTAAAATAAGAAAAAAACTCTCTATTATCTGTCTCAACGACGTTTTGTATCATACTATCATCAATTAATACTCCATAATTACTTATAAAATAGCTACAAATAGCACAAGTGCTGAGTAAGAATATACTTAAAATTTTGGTGATATATGGAAAATATATTAAAGACAAAATACCCAATACTAAGAAAAAATAAATTCCAAAAAATACACTAAAAAGCATAAAATTTTGATTTATCTTTTCATATACAAATTCAAATAAGGGAAAGTTAAATGCCATAATAAAAATTGTATTAAGCAAGGTAAATTTAGTCCATGAAAGCTTTAGGCGCATTGATTTCCTTTAGATAAAATTAAAAAGCTTAGTCTATTTGAATATAATTAATAAATTACTTATAAAATAGCAAAAAATAAGATAAAAAAGGTTTTTTATGAGATTACTTTCTTGGAATGTGAATGGCCTAAGGGCAATTTGTGATAAAAATGCACTTGATTGGATTGAAAAAGAAAAAATCGATTTTATAGGTTTTCAAGAAATCAAAGCACACGAGGATAAATTTCCAAAAAGAATTTATGAATATCCTTTTAAACATATGTATTCAAATAGTGCTAAAAGAGCAGGATATTCAGGTGTAATGAGCTTGTGTAATTTTGATAGTGAAGTAAAAAAATGTGAGTTTTTTGATAATGATGAGGGTAGGGTTTTAGAGCATAGATTTAAAAATATAGTTTTGTTTAATATCTATTTTCCAAATGGTCAAAAAGATGAAGATCGCTTGAGCTTTAAAATGAAGTTTTATAATGATTTTTTAGTGTATTTAGATAAGCTTTTAAAAGAAGGTAAAGAAATCATTATCTGTGGTGATGTGAATACTGCACATCGCGAGATAGATTTAACACATCCAAAAGCAAATGAAAAAACTTCAGGTTTTTTACCTATTGAGCGCGCTTGGATAGATGATCTTTTAAAATCAGGTTTTGTAGATACTTTTAGATATATCAATGGTGATATTAAAGAAAAGTATTCGTGGTGGAGTTATAGAATGAAGGCAAGAGAAAGAAATGTGGGCTGGAGGATTGATTATTTCTTTGTTTCTAATGGTTTAAAAGATAAACTCAAAAATGCCTTCATAAGAGATGATATTTTTGGCTCAGATCACGCTCCTGTAGGAATAGAAATAGATATTTAAGATAAATGTTCAAATAAAATTTTAACTGCTAGGAAAATTAAAATAGCACCACCTAAAAATTCGGCTTTACTTTTGAGATAGGTGCCGAATTTACTACCTATTTTTAAAGCTAAAATGCACATTATGAAAGTGATCACACCTATGCATAGTAATGCTATAAACAAATCCACTTTTAGAAAAGCAAAACTCACTCCAACAGCAAGTGCGTCAATGCTAGTTGCAATAGCAAGAGCTATCATGGTTTTAAAATCAAATAAATTTGAATTTTCTTTACAACTATCATTTTTGAAAGATTCTTGTATCATTTTACTACCTATAGCGCCAAGAAGAATAAAAGCAATCCAATGATCGATTTTTTCTACAAAAGAACCAAAGGAGGCACCTAGAGTGTATCCAATAGCAGGCATTAAAGCCTGAAATCCACCAAAATATAATCCAACTATTAAATAATGTTTTAATTTTAATTCTTTAACGCTAAAACCTTTGCATAGTGAAACCGCAAAAGCATCTGCAGCTAAAGCAAAAGATAAAATTATTAGACTTGAAATATCCATTTTTTCCTTCTTATTTTTTAATGATTAAATAGAGTGGAATTATATATTTTTATATAAAATAGTAAATTAATTATTTATTAAGTAAAACATAGATATAATTTAAGTTTTAATACTACCAAAAAAGGCCCATTCGTCTAGCGGTTAGGACATCGCCCTTTCACGGCGGTAACACGAGTTCGAGTCTCGTATGGGTCACCACTTTTATTCTTTCATTTTTATTTGTTTTTAGAAAAAAGTTATATTGCTTTAATTGAATATTTTTTATTTGAGTTATTACTATTAAATTTTTTTGAAATTATCATTAATCATTTTTAAATTTACATTGACTTCACAATTGTTTTTTAAAATGTACAAAAAAAGGAGGGTAAAATGTATAGACCTAAAAATAAAAATGAGTTAATGAATTTGGTGCAAAATGAAAGAATTTCTTTAAGAGATATTGATGTGTCTTTGATTGATGACTTTTCTTATGTGTTTTATTATTCTAAAAGACTAGACTTTTTAGGTATTGAATATTGGGATGTTTCAAATGCTAAAGATATGTCATATATGTTTTATTGTTGTGAAAGCTTTAATGCAAACTTATCTCGTTGGGATGTTTCTAGGGTTGAAAATATGGCAAGTATGTTTTTTAACTGCAAAAATTTCAATCAAGATTTGTCAAAGTGGAATACTCAAAACTTAAAAGATATGTCTTATATGTTTTTTAATTGTATTAATTTTAATCATTCTTTATTGCATTGGAAAACTTCAAATATAATTAGAATGGCACATTGTTTTGAAAATTGTCACGCTTATGAACATAATATTGCAAATTGGGATGTGCAAAATGTAATTACAATGGCATATCTTTTCCATAATTGTAAAAATTTCCATTATGAGTTAGATGAGTGGAATATACAAAGTCATTGTAATACTCAAAAAATGTTTGGAAATCGTGATCTTGATAAAATATACACTGTAAAGGGTATTGAGTTATAATAAAAAATTCACACAAAAAATGTGTGAATTTTTCTTTTTCTTCTTTAAGTTTTTCATCAAGTTTTTGTACTAAACTTATCTTTTCGAAGTACTATTTTATAGTACTTAGAGATTATTTTTTAGGAAAAATTCTATGAAGATAAAATTTATTATAAAAAGAGATAAAAGTCAAGTTGTATTTGATATGTTTAAAATAAAAAATGCTATTTTTAAAGCTAATATAAATTCTACAGATGAAAAATTAAGTAATGATTTTTTAAACAAGCTTTGTGATGAGGTTGTAGCTTTACTTGATGAAAATCATACTCAAGTAGAGCAAATTCAAGATAAGGTTGAAGAAGTTTTAATCAAAAATGCCTTAGTCAATACCGCAAAATCTTATATTTTATATCGCCAAAAAAGATCACAAATTCGTAATAGCAGCTATGATTTGCTTAGTTTGTATGATGATTTAACCTTTAAAGACTCTAAAGAAGCAGATTTAAAAAGAGAAAATGCTAATATTAATTCAGATAGTGCTATGGGTATGATGCTTAAATATGGTTCAGAAGGAGCAAAGTATTATATAGATGAGTGTGTTTTACCAAAACATATTGCAAATGCACACAAAAATGGTGATATACACATACATGATAAAGATTTTTATATGCTAACGCAAACTTGTTGTCAGATTGATTTAGTAAAACTTTTTGAAAAAGGTTTTAGCACAGGACATGGGAGCTTGCGTGAGCCAAATGATATAAGATCTTATGCTTCTTTAGCATGTATTGCTTTGCAAGCTAATCAAAATGAAATGCATGGAGGTCAGTCTATACCCAATTTTGATTTTGCTATGGCAAAAGGTGTGGCAAAGACTTTTCAAAAAGAGTATATTAATGCCATAAAAGCTTTTTTTGAGATAAAGCTAGAACAAAGCTTAGATGAAAATTATTTTAAAAACTCAAAATTTCAAGCTTCAAGTGAAAAAGAATGCTTTAAAGAGCTTTTAAAACTTGGTTTAGATGATGAAAAATTTTTAGAAAAAGCTAATGCTTATGCTTATAAAAGAGCATTAAATCAAGCTCAAAATGCCACTTTTCAAGCTATGGAAGCTTTAGTGCATAATCTTAACACCATGAACTCAAGAGCAGGAGCCCAAGTGCCTTTTAGCACGCTAAATTATGGCACCGATACTTCTTTTGAAGGACAAATGGTAATAGAAAATTTACTAAAAGCCACGATGAGAGGTTTAGGAAATGGTGAAACGCCGATTTTCCCTGTGCAAATTTTTAAAGTAAAAGAAGGTGTTAATTATAATGAAAAAGATCCAAACTACAAGCTTTTTAAACTTGCCATAGAATGTGCTTCTAAAAGACTTTTTCCAAATTTTAGCTTTTTAGATGCAAGCTTTAATGCAAAATATTATAAAAAGGGTGATTACAATAGCGAAGTAGCATACATGGGTTGTAGAACTAGGGTTATGGC
It includes:
- a CDS encoding helix-turn-helix domain-containing protein — encoded protein: MDDKVKTLCVKIFGKKRFEILEFLALHADDDGFVFANIEKLSKQLNISKPTIISTFKFLEEKALLEKLKNGLYKLK
- a CDS encoding exodeoxyribonuclease III, with amino-acid sequence MRLLSWNVNGLRAICDKNALDWIEKEKIDFIGFQEIKAHEDKFPKRIYEYPFKHMYSNSAKRAGYSGVMSLCNFDSEVKKCEFFDNDEGRVLEHRFKNIVLFNIYFPNGQKDEDRLSFKMKFYNDFLVYLDKLLKEGKEIIICGDVNTAHREIDLTHPKANEKTSGFLPIERAWIDDLLKSGFVDTFRYINGDIKEKYSWWSYRMKARERNVGWRIDYFFVSNGLKDKLKNAFIRDDIFGSDHAPVGIEIDI
- a CDS encoding manganese efflux pump MntP family protein, with the translated sequence MDISSLIILSFALAADAFAVSLCKGFSVKELKLKHYLIVGLYFGGFQALMPAIGYTLGASFGSFVEKIDHWIAFILLGAIGSKMIQESFKNDSCKENSNLFDFKTMIALAIATSIDALAVGVSFAFLKVDLFIALLCIGVITFIMCILALKIGSKFGTYLKSKAEFLGGAILIFLAVKILFEHLS
- a CDS encoding type ISP restriction/modification enzyme; the encoded protein is MLKAYLENIKDISINDKEHTHRTALQNLLQAIKESQDKQNKISIKQEPNNDKEGRGAPDFLITKDFLTLGYIENKRVNANLDNIIKSDQILKYTKLSPNIILTDYLRFILLSLNEKNEIIICKEVKICSLDEIKSIIKNQSLLDTKTQELNELFSIFFSKIPNPINSALDFANHLSLRTRILKDELLLSNENEALISLFNTFKETLYKELSYEEFCDSFAQTLTYSLFLAKLNNDTAKEIDLNNAKKFIPKSFPLIRSMSGFLDDSFENLESIKWLLEEIISIINHIDITSIIKELNKTGEKDLFNRPAILSTHKDPYLHFYETFLASYDPKLREVRGVYYTPAPVVIFIINAIDEVLKQDFNHKKGLSEALDKNITLLDFATGTGTFLLESFRKALEPINKNSANYNPKALIDKFCGFEFLIAPYTIAHLKLSQSFKEEFNSPLNDNESLKIALTNTLYSKSTTQEENSQNTLFTLADLTNEFKKAQKIKEEQILIITGNPPYSGASSNKGLYEDEIKISYGLEPSKANLNNEQKKWISSYLKEKSKQNTSTFKAIYEKHKLENEKNPKWLLDDYVKFIRFAQSKIDSQESGIFAFISNNSFLDNPTFRGMRYSLMQSFDKIYILNLHGDTRKKEKAPDGSKDDNVFDIMQGVSINIFIKQNSKAKNTKIYYHDLYGKRKDKYEFLYENDLNSIKWTLIKNNEPFYLFLPQNNDLLEEYNKGISVKDIFILSSVGIVSAKDPILISTNTEKLKQQIYDYYNEFDRKYIKEIAYRPFDTQKIYYDIGKVERPRIETMEHFLENENIGLMIGRQFSAIGSDIFDIVFCTDKITDLNFYRRGGEQIFPLYLYPTTRSKKFLKKENPNFNEENFTSKIENFKESFRTFIDDLYKEKFSPEDILGYVYAVLFHKFYREKYLDFLKIDFPKIPFTKDKNTFKNLSKLGLKLINLHLLKNDELDFNIGEALFKDIKNKNFKIQKIKYNKDTKELFINESLYFTKVSLEIYEFKIGGYAVLDKYLKSHKEEDIDHNHFTLIIQTLNETLKIQDEISKINLS
- a CDS encoding diacylglycerol kinase, whose protein sequence is MKPKYSLFKNASYALNGIKFLLKDEMAFRIEFAIILPLIFVSLFLPVSFLEHFVLVFVLVLILIVEALNSAIEACVDLCTSEFHILAKKAKDCASAGVFFSVVLAIITWSFILFDLVREWMIK
- a CDS encoding phosphoethanolamine transferase produces the protein MRLKLSWTKFTLLNTIFIMAFNFPLFEFVYEKINQNFMLFSVFFGIYFFLVLGILSLIYFPYITKILSIFLLSTCAICSYFISNYGVLIDDSMIQNVVETDNREFFSYFNFSFALYILAFVIFPSILILLTKIDYQRYVLKKSVLFFSALIICFGLIAFTSKTLLPFLRSHNIIRMYNLPFYPIYSSIEFAKKKLAGKKELTIISNDANLKDTNISKIMILVVGETARASNYSLGDYKTNDTNFYTKNEPNLVYFNDVSSCGTATAKSLPCMFSRHKRASFENGIYEENVLDILQKVGVQSVWFGNNSGGCKGNCDRIKHKLISKDYDESLLELVKQELKNTNSNKIIIVHLQGSHGPTYYKRYPSEFKKFIPTCDTNELNTCTYEQIINTYDNTLLYTDFIIKNLIDLLKENPNQEASLLYLSDHGESLGENGIYLHGMPYLIAPKDQKHIPMIFWSKDSKLSQDLQGKKDYKLSQDNLFSSLLGYFGVNSKEYEENYDLFSKNLKENPQ
- a CDS encoding anaerobic ribonucleoside triphosphate reductase; its protein translation is MKIKFIIKRDKSQVVFDMFKIKNAIFKANINSTDEKLSNDFLNKLCDEVVALLDENHTQVEQIQDKVEEVLIKNALVNTAKSYILYRQKRSQIRNSSYDLLSLYDDLTFKDSKEADLKRENANINSDSAMGMMLKYGSEGAKYYIDECVLPKHIANAHKNGDIHIHDKDFYMLTQTCCQIDLVKLFEKGFSTGHGSLREPNDIRSYASLACIALQANQNEMHGGQSIPNFDFAMAKGVAKTFQKEYINAIKAFFEIKLEQSLDENYFKNSKFQASSEKECFKELLKLGLDDEKFLEKANAYAYKRALNQAQNATFQAMEALVHNLNTMNSRAGAQVPFSTLNYGTDTSFEGQMVIENLLKATMRGLGNGETPIFPVQIFKVKEGVNYNEKDPNYKLFKLAIECASKRLFPNFSFLDASFNAKYYKKGDYNSEVAYMGCRTRVMANIYDESKEITSGRGNLSFTSINLVRLAIEAKGNLEFFYSLLKEKLELVYEQLLHRYKIQSLKKVKNFPFLMGESVWIDSDTLKENDSVEKVIAHGTLAIGYIGLCESLVALVGSHHGQSQKARDLGLQIVRFMREFVDEKALKDKLNFSLIATPAEGLSGRFLKLDQKKYGILKGITDKDFYTNSFHIPVDFPISIYEKIQIEAPYHELNNGGHITYVELNGDVSKNLESFERIIKCMKESNIGYGSINFPLDRDPVCGYSGVIDEFCPKCHRKEDDIKFERIRRITGYLVGTLDRFNDAKKAEVYARIKHDFS
- a CDS encoding BspA family leucine-rich repeat surface protein — encoded protein: MYRPKNKNELMNLVQNERISLRDIDVSLIDDFSYVFYYSKRLDFLGIEYWDVSNAKDMSYMFYCCESFNANLSRWDVSRVENMASMFFNCKNFNQDLSKWNTQNLKDMSYMFFNCINFNHSLLHWKTSNIIRMAHCFENCHAYEHNIANWDVQNVITMAYLFHNCKNFHYELDEWNIQSHCNTQKMFGNRDLDKIYTVKGIEL
- the pyrC gene encoding dihydroorotase — its product is MTLKNPLDMHLHLRDESMLELVAPFSAKEFKAGVIMPNLITPLTETTALKAYKERILKACKNEDFIPLMTLFFKNYDEKFLEKAKDELFAIKLYPAGITTNSDNGISSFDIEKLKPTLNAMSELGLPLLVHGETNDFVMDREANFAKIYEKLAKNFPKLKIIMEHITTKVLCDLLKDYENLYATITLHHLIITLDDVVGGKMDPHLFCKPIAKRYEDKDTLCELAFSGYEKAMFGSDSAPHPLHTKECCGCAAGVFSAPVILPVLAELFEKHSNETNLQKFISDNACKIHNLKFEKDKIITLEKQEWQVPQKYGDVVPFMAGKTLNFKVAN